Within the Bacillus sp. FSL K6-3431 genome, the region TTATTCTTTACTGGAATACTATTACAAGTTTTAATAATCTCGCCTGTTTTCAATTGTAATTTATCTGCAGGTGAATCCGGGATAACATCCAATATCATAATTCCACTATTTTGTTGAGTAAAATAATATGGATTAGCATTTTCGCGAACCCGATGGCGATGAGATATCCATAATCTACCAATAATCGCTACTATACCTGCAACAAATGGCATTATTTGTGGTAACCAGAAACCAGAAAAGGCGAGTGCAAACGTAATGACCCCTAACATAATTACATGCTTGGCAAGTGTATGAATTGCTATTTTGGGAAGTACCGTTTGAATTTGATTTTGAAACCCAATAATAAAAGGTACTAAGATAGGCGAATACACGCCCGTTCCCCATTCAAAAACCGGCCACCATTCAAATGGTGCAGTTAAAGGACCTGCTGGTAAAAATAAAAAGATAGGTAAGAACCAAAAACGTTTCGTTTGGTGGGCCCCCACCGTCATTCCTCTACGACTTTTCCTTAATTTTGGCGATATGTCTTTCAAACCATCTTTTAATAAAAGGAACCCTTCAGTTAGAGTTAAGATTCCTAGTAATAAGGCCGTCGCTATAAAAAAATTATTTTCAGTCAGATAGCTTTGATCGAAATAAGGTATTTGAAAATCAAAATATGTAACAGCATACAAAGATAGCAATGGAATCCCAATAGTTAACGCTGGTGATAATAAACGTGCATTTCCAATTAACCCTAGTACTATCGTAACAGTTGCTATACTAGCAATTATTATCGCAGGGAGTGCAAAGCCAACCACGATAAATGTGACCGATAAAATACATCCAACCATAATCCCAACAGGCAATAAATTTCTAAGCTCATGTGAAAAGTCATTTACTCTTACGTTGAAATCACGACGCTCTCTCTTTACTCTCAAGGTGCCGGCAATAAGAGCAATCATAAACGAAAAATAAAACACGGGATGTATGAACATTCTCCCAAAGCCTTTCGCAAACTCTATTAGCCACATTTCATCCATAAAATCACGCACCTTCCTAAAACGATAATCCTTTCTCTTATTCTATCAGAAATTTTAGCATAGCGCCTTTAATATTTGATAGAACGAATGACATCATTTTATAATCTTCACTTGCTCAAACAAGCATTCTAAGAAAAACTTAATATTACAGACTCTAATCCTATTCTAAGATAAAAAAATACAAGCCAATGTATAAATAAATTATACACTAGCTTGCCTATATATTTTATCTATTAAAAGATTTGATTGCAACTTGCAATTGCAAATCATTATCCTCTTTTTGTACAGCATCGATAATTGCTGTCATTAACTTCTCAGATGTCTCTACTGTAATTTGACCTGTGACTGGTAACTTCATCATTGATTGAAATGCCCTTACTGCTATCTCTGTTTGCTCATCAAAATATCCATCTTCTCGACCCGGTCCATACCCTAAACCTGTTAACATTTCCTGAGCAATCTTTATATCTTCATTATTCATATCTCTCACTAAAGCTTTTTCTAATTGAAGCATATGCGTTTTAAAGTAAGCCGGCTGCGCCACTTCAAGTGTAGGTTCAATTCCCTTTCCATGAATCCAATTTCCATCTGGCGTTAGCCATTTGGCCATTGTAAGCTTAATATTGCTACCATCATCCATCGGTATAGCCTGCTGAACCGTACCTTTTCCAAAAGTCTTTACACCAATCAGTGCATATCCCTCTGCCTCTTCTAAGGCTCCAGCTAATATCTCTGAAGCAGATGCGCTTCCCTCATCAATCAGCACTTTAATTGGATATGGTTTGCCTTCTTTCAACTCTGAAAAATAAGGTTTTTTATTCCCGTTCCGATCTTCAATTTGTACTAATGGCTTCGTTTCCGTTACGAGTTGACCTAGAATTTCCTGCACACTTGATAACATACCTCCTGGATTTCCTCGGACATCAATGATTAGGCCTGTGATGTTTTGTTCCTCTAAGTTCTTAAGGAGGGCTGTAAAATCCTTTGCTGTTGATTGTGCAAATGAAGTAATCTCCAAGTAACCTATCTTTTGTCCTGCATTTTTTTTCACATCCGAAAACACTGTTAATACTGGGACTTCATCCCGAGTTACCGATATGTTTATTGGATTTGCTAATCCCTTTCTTCTAATATCGAGTTTAACTACTGTACCCTTTTTACCACGAATTTTCGTCGAGGCTTCATATAAATCAAGTCCTTGCACACTTTTCCCATCAATATTAATAATTTCATCCTTCGGCTTCAATCCAGCCTTCTCTGCGGGTGAATTTTTAATAGGTGAAATAATGAGTAATTTACCTTCCTCAATAGCAATCTGGGCACCAATTCCATCAAAGGAAGAATCCATGCTGTCATTAAAGTTGGCTGCTGCATCTGGTTCCATATACACTGAATATGGATCCTTCAACGTTCCGATCATTCCTTGAATAGCCCCTTGAATTAACTGAGATTCATCAACCTTTTCAATATATGAATGCTGAATTAATTCATATGCCTTAGCAACTTTATTAAGGTCAGCGTCACCGATCTTTACTTCTGACTCCGAACCTACATCCACTTTCTTCCCTGTTGCATTTTTCCATTGTGGGATAATCCACGTTATGCCAGAATATGTCCCCCCAACGCCAATGAGGAATGAGCAGACAATAATTATCGTAAGCCACTTTTTTTTCATCCTATCCCTCCACCCACTCACGTAAGAATATTACTTCCATACATGATATGTTGTATGTGGACAAGATATGATAGGAATGGAAACATGTCTTCTTCTTAATTCAATGCATAACTAGCTTTTTTCTTTTGAAAAATATGAGCAAAATCTTCGATCATTGCGCTTGCAGTTGGATCGCTCCCCGCTCCAGGACCTTGTATTGTAATCGTACCAGCTAATGTGGCTTGAACAAGTATTGCATTGTCCACACCTTCTACATTATAAAGTGGGTGATTTGCATCAGTTAATACAGGACTGACAGACGCAAGTATTTTTCCGTCTTTTTTTGTCACTTCAGCAATATGCTTATAACGATGGCCATTGTTATAAGCCACTTCAATCTGTTCATTGGATACGGCTGAAATCCCCTTAACATTTACTTCATCCCAGCTAGGCTGGCTGCCGAATACAAGACTACTTAATATCATCAGTTTATAAAACGCATCAAATCCCTCTACATCATTAGTCGGATCTGCCTCCGCATAACCAAGTTCCTGAGCGGTCTTCAATACTTCCTCAAAAGATAATTGTTTATTTCTCATTTCTGTTAATATATAGTTCGATGTACCATTTAAAATAGCTTGAATACGCTCTACCTTATTCACCTGCAATTGATGTGCCAGTGTTCTGATTATAGGCACACCACCGGCTACAGTTGCTTCATAACCAATCTGGACGCCTTGCTCATAAGCTTTGCGTAATAGCCTTTCTCCATGCCTTGCAAACATCACCTTATTTGCAGTGACGATATCGCAGCCTTGTTCCATCGCTCTTTCCAAATATATATAACTTGGATCCTCGCCC harbors:
- a CDS encoding PDZ domain-containing protein, whose amino-acid sequence is MDEMWLIEFAKGFGRMFIHPVFYFSFMIALIAGTLRVKRERRDFNVRVNDFSHELRNLLPVGIMVGCILSVTFIVVGFALPAIIIASIATVTIVLGLIGNARLLSPALTIGIPLLSLYAVTYFDFQIPYFDQSYLTENNFFIATALLLGILTLTEGFLLLKDGLKDISPKLRKSRRGMTVGAHQTKRFWFLPIFLFLPAGPLTAPFEWWPVFEWGTGVYSPILVPFIIGFQNQIQTVLPKIAIHTLAKHVIMLGVITFALAFSGFWLPQIMPFVAGIVAIIGRLWISHRHRVRENANPYYFTQQNSGIMILDVIPDSPADKLQLKTGEIIKTCNSIPVKNKQDLYEALLVNRAYCKLEVLDVNKEVRLLQRALFEGEHHALGVLFVEKRVTPVSEEVG
- a CDS encoding homoserine dehydrogenase; amino-acid sequence: MAVIKAAILGFGTVGEGVYEAVQTHQQQLQDILDAEVQIVGVLIQDLEKNRSISEDVLVTTNFEEILNIPDLQVVFEAIVGEDPSYIYLERAMEQGCDIVTANKVMFARHGERLLRKAYEQGVQIGYEATVAGGVPIIRTLAHQLQVNKVERIQAILNGTSNYILTEMRNKQLSFEEVLKTAQELGYAEADPTNDVEGFDAFYKLMILSSLVFGSQPSWDEVNVKGISAVSNEQIEVAYNNGHRYKHIAEVTKKDGKILASVSPVLTDANHPLYNVEGVDNAILVQATLAGTITIQGPGAGSDPTASAMIEDFAHIFQKKKASYALN
- a CDS encoding S41 family peptidase, giving the protein MKKKWLTIIIVCSFLIGVGGTYSGITWIIPQWKNATGKKVDVGSESEVKIGDADLNKVAKAYELIQHSYIEKVDESQLIQGAIQGMIGTLKDPYSVYMEPDAAANFNDSMDSSFDGIGAQIAIEEGKLLIISPIKNSPAEKAGLKPKDEIINIDGKSVQGLDLYEASTKIRGKKGTVVKLDIRRKGLANPINISVTRDEVPVLTVFSDVKKNAGQKIGYLEITSFAQSTAKDFTALLKNLEEQNITGLIIDVRGNPGGMLSSVQEILGQLVTETKPLVQIEDRNGNKKPYFSELKEGKPYPIKVLIDEGSASASEILAGALEEAEGYALIGVKTFGKGTVQQAIPMDDGSNIKLTMAKWLTPDGNWIHGKGIEPTLEVAQPAYFKTHMLQLEKALVRDMNNEDIKIAQEMLTGLGYGPGREDGYFDEQTEIAVRAFQSMMKLPVTGQITVETSEKLMTAIIDAVQKEDNDLQLQVAIKSFNR